DNA from Rhipicephalus sanguineus isolate Rsan-2018 chromosome 11, BIME_Rsan_1.4, whole genome shotgun sequence:
AATCACACTGAGTGGGCAGGTGtcaatcatctcaggagcaccaTTATCATCACAATCGAAGTGCGCCAACGAAGTATTTAGTGCGCTTATCCAGTGAAATTATGACCACTAATCAAGTTAACGGGGCATAATATTGTACTTGCATGAAAGCGAAGATAGGATCTTCTCGGGAGCATCATTATCACAgtcataatcatcatcaaaaCGCGCTAAGAAAGTGTCCAGTGCGCGTATCCAAAGAACTTTAGAGCAATATTTAACCTATACTAACCAAGACTCTGCTTAAAAGTGAAACGAGAAGAAGGAAAATGACTGTGCGCGACAGAGACAAAGGTAATAAATAACATCAATGTACAAAGACAGAGTTCTGAAATCAAATGCCAGAGAGTTCTGCACTCAAAGTTCATGCGTCATTCATATGAAAGAGGCATTAGTGGGACGCGCACTTTCTCGTGCACGACTGGCATCAACAGTCTATATGGTACACAAGTGGTCCCGATGAAGCCGCTAGCAAGTGAAGATTCAGTGCACCGGAAGCCTTCACCTGTCGAAAAACGTGCATTTTTTGGGTGGGTTCATGGGGGAATTGACGGGACAGTGGAATACCTCAGCGAAGATTGGCGAGTTCATGGCCGGAACGTTGCATTCATCGAGCATGGTGTGGGTCCTCTTAGAGCAAAGGGAGTAGCAGTACGCGACAAAGAAAATCTGCAAGTCAGTGAACATCTCCAAATAAAGAACCTTGAAGTCTACCAGGGCTCGGTAGTCAACCGCCACGGCCGCTATGAAGGCCTCGAAAGCGATCTCTAGCCCTGGCATGACAGGCAGCGCACGTATCGGACGCCACGGGGCGCTGTCCGACCCTCCGCGAACATCGCAGTTAGCCTTGTTGGCATACGCTGCGGCAGCCTCGGCCCCGAGCCAGGGTTCGCGCTTTCCCGTATCGTCCACCGTGACACCCATTTCGTCGAACGCCCTGGCCATCTCTCGAGCTACAAAGGAGCCCATGGCGCCGTATTTAATCGCCAGCGTTGCGTCCTTGTAGTACATTGGTGGGCTGAGGGTCACTAAGGCGATCGCCATCGAGTTCGCTAAATAGAGGTAAAGCTCGCGACCATACCGCGGAACCATGCGAATGCTGTACACGTCGGCGAAGTGTTCGTGGTTGCGCAGCCTCTGGTAAACTTTGGACGCGTTCACCAGGTTCGTCACGAAGGTGTTGCCGCTCATATCGGGAAACACGCTGTACAGTTCTTCCCTCTTTTTCGCGTCGAAAAAGCTGTCACTGGGCAGTACGACGCGTGACATCTTGTCCAGCTTCGAGAAGACCATCAGCTTGTTCTGGGAATCCATCCAGCTGAGCTTGTTAATCAGGCGCTTCGTCTGCTCGTTGATTCGGTGCAAGAAACTGGTGACGTGCAGTCGGTCATCTTTGTTGCGATACGTGTCGGTGAAATACTTTGCCCAGCCAAGGAGGCCGAGACGAGATCCGACGTATTCCATGCAGCCGCGCTCTTGCATCTGCACCAGTTCTTCATCCTTGCCAGTGAATCGCAGCGAAGGCTCCCCGTAAACAGCCCAGAGGTGCGTCTGAATGAATATCCACGACATTCCGGTGATCAGCTTGTCATGGCCCAGGGCTTTCAGCAGGTGTTCGAGGTTCTCCAGTATTTTGACGTCCTCGACTATCGCGGTGTCCTCGCCCTTCCAGTCGTACTGCTTGTCGTGCTTTCTTAGAAGAGTAAGCCACAAGCCCGCCGGCACCGATGGTGTCTTTCCATCTAGGGCGCTCACTTTGAACCAGTCCTGGCGAGATGGGCCATACAGGAACTCGTACTTCGCTTTGATTATGGTTTTCTCTATATCGAGGAGTTCGGCTGCTGTCACGCCAATTTGCGAGCCATTGACTTTGAGAACATCGTAGTAATCATTGACGTATTTCTCGTACGCTTCGATCGTCCTGGCACGGCGCAGGTTCTCCTCCCACACGTTATCCATGCGACCGCGTGAGATAAGCAGGGCGATGGACTGGCGTACGGCAACGGCACCGAGGTCGAAGAGGAAGTTCATTTCCCAGTTCAGCGCCAGGTTCACCATGATGTCGAGCGGGTGGGTTGTGTCGCTAAGATTGCGCTCGGGCCATAAGAGCCCCAGGGAGTGCCGGAGATCAGCGAACTCTTTCAGGTTGTTCTGCTTCTGCGTGCCGGCGATGATGCAGCTCCCGAAGAAATTGGTGGCCTTGCTGCGTTGCTGCGGTGCGTTGCCTTGCTGCACCAGGTCAGCTTTGGCTTCCTGGATCGCCAGATCCAAGGCCGCGGCTACCATTCTCGATTCGGTTGTCTTTTGGCGTAGAGGGTCATCCCAACCGCCGCACACGAACGCGTGGAAGTCTTGGCACGGGTCGATCGACCAGTTGATGGCAGCGTGCAGCTCTTTGCCAAAAGCAGCACAGTCGTCGCTCTTGCAGGTATCCACGCGTATTCGGGGCTTTTCCATGGTGACGATGTAGATGACCACCGCCATCAGGACGAGGACAACGGTGATCGCTGGGACGACCAGCAGCATGATCACCCTGCCGCGGTACCTGGCCTCTGCTTCAGCTTTCGCACTCGCTTCGACGTACTGCGAGACCAAAAATACACTTTAATGATGCTTTCGTGCAAGTGGGTAAGCCGTAGGGAGCTTCATACTGCAATGCGTCCTCCGCTCTAGTTTAACGGCTAACTGTGATCGTTGGGCACAAATGTCAGAAGAGGTACTGCAGAACAGCGTTTCAATTCGTACAATGCACGCCACATTATTCACCACACAATTCGCACCGAGCATTGATGGTGTATAGGCTTTAATGGCGCACCAAGCATTACGCCTCTAAGGGGTCCCTAACCATGGCCCCGCTGCAAATTTGATGAATACTTGGAAATTGTAAGGTGCTGCCCGGGAAGGTTTTTAATTAAATAGTCGTTCATATCTGCTTGTTTTCGAGTATGGGAACAGAACATGAACTGTCATGTACCACGCTTTCAGGGTAATGTGTCCATGGTGAGAAAGTATGATGCTATTTCCTGGAGCCCATGCTCGAGTAGGTTTCCACGGCACTGTTGTGTGATGCGGCACCCTATGTGCGAGTAACGTTATGGTACATGTCCCCCTTATAGGAAGCATATACAGGGTACTCCAGCTACCTCAATTTAAaaataatgccacgcccacttcttgttttattttgatgttttttgggtttgaccagcaaggacggttatcaacgctcggggctgtccgcgaagcagtgttcgagaatcttctcgattgtagtaggtcgttttgttaagagttcacgccgcacgcgaatgttccagctttatcgagagataacgccgccaccagcgatatcgctggaaagttcgatagcgcctatataaaagccgacgcgcttgaccgcttgtcagttgatcgacgctctgttcgccgctatcagtgtattgctgtagtttgactttcagtttttcggccacaagttcggccaaataaagagtttcatctcggacgtgctgactgctgccttcttcgacgtcacgaacacgtgacaatatgccgacgcactctaatACGACGCGGCTGAGGCATGTTGCTGAGTACTGCATAAAGCAtgtcaatatttttttcttttctacctGATTGCTTATTTACGCAAGCTTAACAGCTAACTttcgaagcaacgaagctgggtaAACATTTCCGATTAGATCGGCTTGCAAAACATCTGATGTGACAGTTTCTGACTTTTCAACTGCAAAAAAAGTTTCTACGCTCGTCGTCAGGGCCACGACAAGCGCTGGCTAACGCTCCCAGGTTTACAAGCGTAGATACCctggggcgatcggagatctgttcgttccgcttgttcgttctcctgaggaagaacaagcgcgctgattggctgaagcggaagatgccactcaaggccggggggtgtcgccatttctttttttgcttgatcttttcttttttggtgacatcataacgcgtcataacgagtagggtgatcggagatctctgttctgcgccgttcgttctgcacccattttGGCAGCGCACGCGATTAGCTGAAGCCGGAataaaccacgtctctgaggggcgtagccatttttatttttgcttgatcttttattttttggtgacgtcataccgcgtcataacgagcatgtctgctacaaacgaacggatcgcgaggccgttcgcacgcgttctctcgagcgaacaaacggcttcgcacggcatgatgcggcggttgcggctgccgcaacagctgattttcagaaaatggcgcttgcgacgtgtgcttctcttgcggttgaaggtgcgagatgcgtttgaagccatgagcgagtgtggcgtcgctttcggttctcgaaacgaacagtgcgaacgaaatgaacgggcctgccactgggctgtggtcttacgcgcagggacttgttatagttcaaaagcgctaccagctcttgccacgtgtcgtcccggtcctcactcgtgaacgacgggcccagcgggcgcgacggcgtagctatctgtgggtgctcttttataaaagccagcagaagctccctttgacgatccgacacctgggagccaagccagacattccggtgggacgacattttgaaaaactgcgccaaccgctacgtgcgcgacttaacatagcaagcacgttagaaaaactaacaccaataaatatcagcactcaaagctattgctgtttcataaactgcttgagcttgaaaagaaaaacaatatcttttcatataacaactgtatttattagaaggcgagaaacacttcgttttgaaatattcggtccctttgccgaggacaaacgatgcgcgtctacttccggaaagctcgccgctcaccgcttgacgattggctgtcctcttcctcttggcggaagagagctgcggaccgcccacttttgtgacgtaacacagccagaacgaacgcggaacgaacagagatctccgatccccccccccccccccccccatgaagtGTACGAGAGGACGACGGCCACTGTAGCtccattggtagagcatcggacggcTTATCCCAAGGTTATAGGTCCAGACCATACCAACGGCAAGTGTTCGTTTCATGCACTTTATATTCTTTAAACTTATATCATAATTACCAAATTACATTTAAAGGCTCTAGACAAtgtccctatactttccttggcttcattctcTGTGGGTTGTACATTACAAAGAAAAGCCGCCCTTGATCAATCGCCTTTCCTTCGTTAAAtctctgggagtgttagccagcgccactcgtagccaaggcggcgagtgtggaaaacactctttttgccagagggcgtcacgtgCCAATTGATCTGTTCAtgaggtggcagctgaccaatcacTCTCGAATGCTACCTGAGGCATCAAGACTGCCaagacgaggccctcgctatgaaaggaagaaagaaggtaaATTGTTCGAGGGATTCAAATTTTGCTAGGCACAACTATATCaagccaacagacaattaagGCAAGCAAAGCATAGTGGACAtcattttttttaactgtagtgcaatGTTTCGTCCTCATTTATTGCGCGCAAATAGTTTTAGAATGAAGTCAAACCAACCAGGCCGCCTTTTCGTTTTATTGAGCGAAGGCGCTCAAAAGCGTGTAGATAAATCATTGTAGGGTTGCTCGTGCTTTACGGATTCGAAAAGtatttgcggcaatcgattcgtgaggcaataaacacgATAGTGCGGTCATTCTTTAGAAAAAGTGTTACACGGCGCCTTTAAAAGTTAACCATAAAATAGAGGAGATATGCTGCTTCGCGAACCTAACTTGGACAACGTATTCAAGTTAATTCTAGCCCGTTTATCCAACATGAGCCTTTGCCGCGTCTAAATTTTCTCTAAGCGATGTGTATCAGACTAGAGCCCCGTGTGCATGACACTTTATGTTCCTGTTGTTTTAGACGAGTACCGCTAACGCACCTGTCCTTTAGCGCTAATCGATTTCCTCGGCTGCATCCGGGAAAAAGCGGTGGGCGCTGTTCGCAGCAGCGGGCCAGCTTCCGTCGTCAGGAATGAAGTCTGAAAAgtaggaaaaaaacgccaggcctgcgctgaacccgcagcacagtcacagcgaaagctggaagaccggcgtttctagagcccgttaagctctcttggggctacaatacaagtacactagaaaggtacccactacgccataaatcacaatttttgtgaagttgggaagcacctactaagcaattattcgtcattctgcggagaagcgaggcaccagctacgcgtctgtaagtcattatgtgcactttgttgacgcgacgactgatgacgatgaagaattgcagctcagccctttgtaatgggttggaatctttaaacggcccagcagctatgtaatttgcattgggtgatgcccggtcgctatttccctctcccgtcatgctgtataacatacgttgacgtgggagagagacgggggggcggcgattaactttactgagaccccgaggaaatggatcatgcgcttatgggcttccttggcaaccaatacaagtgcacttgcgaggaacccacaatgctataaatcattgtaattttactgagaccccgaggtagtggatcatgcgcttccttggcaaccaatacaagtgcacttgcgaggaacccactacgctataaatcattgtaattttggagaagtagggcagcaggcactgtgccatttttcgtcattctaaggagagccgtggtacctgccaaacgcatgtaaggcattatgcgcactttgttgatgctgtgcctgatgacgacgaagaattatggcagatccttttgtaatgggttggaagcattcaacaacctactcgttgcgcaattcgcattgtgtgacgcctggttacagaattcgcgttgtgcgacgcttggtgcttattttactcttctaccacgctatattgcatatgctaatgtggttccttcccgacatgaagcctgtataggacctttttgcaaagcagtttcaagcaccggcatggctcagaggttgaatactgggctcccacgcagagggcccaggttagaacctcgttccatcctggaatttttttcttatttcgttttttcttattcgagcgatactggttacggacaccggcggcggcggcggcgcggcggacaactacggcgccaaaaacggccggtgaaatgatctcataacagctttcgctgtaattaaTCGACTCAGAGCTaatagaacatgaaaaaaaaacatggctgatccctccgtcataggaatcggtataacatgaaagtgaaacgtgtcttcacagaagtagtgcttatcgtgtaatggtatatgagagcttgtacaatgtctattcgtgtttggcagctatagcaccgtttgacgtggatgcacccatgttgacagcatgtctctatttcatgactaacgcccatgatcatgattaaaccgctgtggtagctgacggtgtgaacaagctcataatcaacattgatACCCATTATGCActtattca
Protein-coding regions in this window:
- the LOC119374868 gene encoding neprilysin-1-like codes for the protein MADARKASVASAVSKSSSSVKSSTSSKSKDSGKAKKPKKSRVPEEGKASVAPEPPPEPEVPESRGRSKEHLKAAFMMEKTSFLTTEAGPLLRTAPTAFSRMQPRKSISAKGQYVEASAKAEAEARYRGRVIMLLVVPAITVVLVLMAVVIYIVTMEKPRIRVDTCKSDDCAAFGKELHAAINWSIDPCQDFHAFVCGGWDDPLRQKTTESRMVAAALDLAIQEAKADLVQQGNAPQQRSKATNFFGSCIIAGTQKQNNLKEFADLRHSLGLLWPERNLSDTTHPLDIMVNLALNWEMNFLFDLGAVAVRQSIALLISRGRMDNVWEENLRRARTIEAYEKYVNDYYDVLKVNGSQIGVTAAELLDIEKTIIKAKYEFLYGPSRQDWFKVSALDGKTPSVPAGLWLTLLRKHDKQYDWKGEDTAIVEDVKILENLEHLLKALGHDKLITGMSWIFIQTHLWAVYGEPSLRFTGKDEELVQMQERGCMEYVGSRLGLLGWAKYFTDTYRNKDDRLHVTSFLHRINEQTKRLINKLSWMDSQNKLMVFSKLDKMSRVVLPSDSFFDAKKREELYSVFPDMSGNTFVTNLVNASKVYQRLRNHEHFADVYSIRMVPRYGRELYLYLANSMAIALVTLSPPMYYKDATLAIKYGAMGSFVAREMARAFDEMGVTVDDTGKREPWLGAEAAAAYANKANCDVRGGSDSAPWRPIRALPVMPGLEIAFEAFIAAVAVDYRALVDFKVLYLEMFTDLQIFFVAYCYSLCSKRTHTMLDECNVPAMNSPIFAEVFHCPVNSPMNPPKKCTFFDR